One Rhodothermia bacterium DNA window includes the following coding sequences:
- a CDS encoding acetyl-CoA hydrolase/transferase family protein, with product MQMTAEQAVSIIKPWNRVFIHTAAATPQRLVAAMSARADELNDVELISLHTEGPAPYLAHPESFRLNAMFVGANVRKSVQAGEADYLPVFLSETPLLFRRGILPLDVALVQVSPPDHHGYCSLGVSVDVSRAAIQTARHVIAQVNPNMPRTHGDSLIHSRNIHAFVECDDPIPEIPPSAPTDVEQAIGRFCAELIEDGATIQMGIGTIPDAVLAALTGHRNLGVHTEMFSDGLIPLIERGVVTNSEKVNNPGHVVASFAMGTRKLYDFMDDNPLIRMLDCGYVNDSAVIRRNPKVTAINSAIEVDVTGQVCADSIGIKQFSGVGGQMDFIRGASLSENGKPIIALPSTTKRGESRIVPHLKHGAGVVTTRAHVHYVVTEYGVANLYGKNLRQRARALIEIAHPDHREGLLKAAHERGLAA from the coding sequence ATGCAAATGACAGCCGAACAAGCGGTTTCGATTATCAAACCTTGGAATCGCGTTTTTATCCATACTGCAGCAGCCACGCCACAAAGGTTGGTTGCCGCCATGTCCGCACGCGCCGATGAGTTAAACGACGTGGAATTGATCAGCCTTCATACCGAAGGCCCTGCTCCATATTTGGCGCACCCAGAGAGCTTCCGGTTGAATGCCATGTTCGTGGGAGCAAACGTCCGGAAATCTGTCCAAGCCGGAGAGGCCGACTACTTGCCCGTATTCTTGAGTGAAACCCCCTTGTTGTTTCGGCGGGGCATCTTGCCGTTAGACGTCGCCTTGGTTCAGGTCAGCCCACCGGACCATCACGGATATTGCTCGCTTGGTGTATCGGTAGACGTGTCCAGAGCCGCTATCCAAACCGCCAGGCACGTTATTGCACAGGTAAACCCCAATATGCCGCGTACTCATGGGGATAGCCTTATCCACTCGCGAAACATTCACGCCTTTGTGGAGTGCGACGACCCCATTCCCGAAATTCCTCCTTCTGCGCCAACCGACGTGGAGCAGGCCATTGGACGTTTCTGTGCAGAATTGATTGAAGATGGAGCAACCATACAAATGGGTATTGGAACCATTCCAGACGCTGTTTTAGCTGCACTCACGGGGCATCGGAATTTGGGGGTACACACAGAAATGTTCTCTGATGGCCTCATCCCACTGATCGAACGTGGCGTGGTCACCAATTCCGAAAAAGTTAACAATCCAGGCCATGTTGTTGCATCGTTTGCTATGGGAACGCGGAAACTTTATGACTTTATGGATGACAACCCCTTGATTCGGATGTTGGACTGTGGGTACGTAAACGACTCTGCGGTTATCCGGCGTAACCCAAAGGTAACGGCCATCAACTCCGCCATCGAGGTAGATGTCACGGGACAAGTTTGCGCGGACTCTATTGGGATTAAGCAATTTTCGGGGGTCGGTGGGCAAATGGATTTTATCCGTGGAGCTTCGCTGTCTGAAAACGGTAAACCCATTATTGCGCTGCCTTCTACCACAAAACGCGGTGAAAGCCGCATTGTACCGCATCTTAAACATGGTGCTGGTGTCGTAACCACTCGTGCGCACGTTCATTATGTGGTGACTGAATATGGAGTCGCCAACCTATACGGGAAAAATCTCCGTCAACGTGCCCGCGCACTCATCGAGATTGCACATCCCGATCATCGTGAAGGTCTGCTCAAGGCTGCGCATGAACGGGGTTTGGCCGCATAA
- a CDS encoding glycosyltransferase family 4 protein: MFPPHDRPEANIGGMQRVATDLFAALQKRSDISLHAKVLRTSWKWIQINTAQFLMGLWRNLPAYIERNQIEVVLFSSMVPAVVLTRLHQKLALTGVKTFVLAHGHDVTMQAEFYQRLVRKILQVADGVLPVSAATAEACLARGLAPEKCTIVHNGIDVSRFTQTATRLEARHAQLELLGISEVPDTDLILCSVGHLVERKGFHWFIEEVMPQLPPSVHYWLAGDGPYSGRIREAIHRNHLESRVKLLGRTSDFVLENLYSGTDLFVMPNIPVAGDLEGFGMVLLEAGTCGLPAIVSDIDGLHDVIHEGQNGHLVPSGDAAAFRDKILQYADRDLLKTASERVMTYIPNVFSWEYTVTQYLTIFQQVL; this comes from the coding sequence ATGTTTCCGCCACATGATCGGCCTGAAGCCAATATTGGTGGAATGCAACGTGTGGCAACCGACTTGTTTGCGGCGTTGCAAAAGCGGTCGGATATTTCGTTACATGCCAAAGTACTTCGGACTTCTTGGAAGTGGATTCAGATCAATACAGCCCAATTTTTGATGGGTCTTTGGCGTAATCTCCCGGCCTATATTGAGCGCAATCAGATCGAGGTTGTTTTGTTTTCTTCTATGGTTCCGGCTGTGGTTCTAACGCGCCTCCACCAGAAATTGGCCTTAACCGGTGTAAAAACATTTGTTCTTGCACATGGGCACGATGTAACCATGCAAGCCGAGTTCTACCAACGCTTGGTGCGGAAAATTCTGCAAGTTGCTGATGGTGTTTTGCCGGTGAGTGCTGCAACTGCCGAGGCTTGTTTGGCACGTGGCCTCGCTCCTGAAAAGTGTACAATTGTTCATAATGGTATAGACGTCTCACGGTTTACCCAAACCGCTACTCGATTAGAGGCCCGTCATGCGCAACTTGAACTTTTGGGTATCTCGGAAGTGCCGGATACCGACCTCATCTTGTGTAGCGTTGGACATTTGGTGGAACGCAAAGGCTTCCATTGGTTTATCGAGGAGGTTATGCCGCAATTACCGCCCAGTGTTCATTATTGGCTGGCTGGCGATGGCCCTTATTCTGGAAGGATACGCGAGGCCATTCACCGAAACCATCTTGAGAGCCGTGTAAAACTCTTGGGTAGAACCTCGGACTTTGTGTTGGAAAACCTCTACTCCGGTACAGATTTGTTCGTTATGCCGAATATACCCGTCGCAGGAGACTTAGAGGGATTTGGGATGGTGCTTTTAGAAGCAGGAACGTGCGGGCTACCGGCCATTGTCTCAGACATAGATGGCCTGCATGATGTGATTCACGAAGGCCAGAACGGACACCTTGTTCCATCGGGCGATGCAGCCGCTTTTCGAGATAAAATCTTGCAATATGCGGATCGGGATTTGCTTAAAACTGCATCCGAGCGGGTAATGACGTATATTCCCAACGTTTTTTCTTGGGAATATACGGTAACACAGTACCTAACCATTTTCCAACAAGTGCTTTAA
- a CDS encoding glycosyltransferase family 1 protein, with protein MEHPHRPKRIALFTGNYNHVADGVSLTLNRLVRYLEALGSQVMVVAPTIENPPIQAAGRFHPVPSLPMPIPNRHEYRVALPISMRTRREVAQFRPQLIHIATPDLPGRNALKLGRKLGIPVVASYHTHFSSYLTYYNMDMLVDRLWRYLKKFYDQCDQVYVPSESMADVLREHGIHKNLLLWERGVETDRFSPTKRSEAWRLAHGASTDEPIVLFVSRLVWEKGLDVFARVIQGLEQSGIPHKSVIVGNGSAEDELREQLPNTYFTGHLGGEDLATAYASSDIFLFPSTTETFGNVTLEAMASGLPTVCADATGSKGLVIPHETGFLLEAGHSSQFFDHVKALITNTAQRLEMGNNARKRAQLYSWDEILGKIDGYYDRLLFPPTPQRSV; from the coding sequence ATGGAGCATCCTCATAGACCCAAACGAATTGCCCTTTTCACGGGAAACTATAACCATGTAGCCGACGGGGTCTCGCTCACGCTAAATCGTTTGGTTCGATATTTAGAAGCCCTTGGTTCTCAGGTAATGGTGGTTGCACCCACCATAGAAAACCCTCCGATTCAAGCAGCAGGGCGTTTTCATCCCGTTCCGTCGCTTCCGATGCCCATTCCCAACCGTCATGAATATCGGGTGGCCTTACCCATTTCTATGCGTACACGCCGAGAGGTCGCGCAATTTCGTCCACAACTTATCCACATTGCAACACCTGATTTGCCCGGACGCAATGCGCTAAAACTTGGGCGTAAATTAGGCATTCCGGTGGTCGCCTCGTACCATACCCATTTTAGTTCGTATCTGACGTATTATAATATGGACATGTTGGTGGATCGGCTGTGGCGATACCTCAAAAAATTTTACGACCAATGCGACCAAGTCTATGTGCCTTCGGAGTCTATGGCAGATGTATTACGGGAGCATGGTATCCATAAGAATCTGTTGCTTTGGGAGCGTGGTGTAGAAACGGATCGGTTTTCCCCCACAAAAAGATCGGAGGCATGGCGTTTGGCACATGGTGCTTCCACCGATGAGCCGATTGTGCTGTTTGTGAGCCGTCTAGTATGGGAAAAAGGCTTGGATGTTTTTGCAAGGGTTATCCAAGGTCTGGAACAAAGTGGTATTCCGCATAAAAGTGTTATCGTCGGGAATGGGTCGGCGGAGGATGAATTGCGTGAGCAACTACCCAATACCTACTTTACGGGGCATTTAGGAGGCGAAGACTTGGCAACGGCCTATGCGTCGTCGGACATTTTTCTGTTTCCCAGCACCACCGAGACCTTTGGCAATGTAACCTTAGAAGCAATGGCCTCTGGACTCCCCACGGTTTGTGCAGATGCAACCGGTAGTAAGGGCTTGGTCATACCACATGAAACGGGCTTTTTATTAGAAGCCGGCCATTCGAGTCAATTCTTTGACCACGTAAAAGCCTTAATTACGAATACAGCCCAAAGGCTGGAGATGGGAAATAACGCCCGGAAACGTGCACAACTGTATAGTTGGGACGAGATTCTTGGGAAAATTGATGGCTATTATGACCGCTTACTCTTCCCGCCAACCCCGCAACGATCTGTTTGA
- a CDS encoding transposase, with product METILDLYTDYLISSTGQTSATGFSRLLDGELSHDQLTRFLSKNNFDSKFLWQSVKPLVREHESSDACLVFDNCIIEKAYTDENELICWHWDHAKKRNVKGINLLSAFYVSSTSSDREAIRLPVGFELVLKTVHFCSLKDKKERRKSAITKNEMMQNMIQQSIHNQLKFKYILADSWFSSTHNMHFIQSKKKFFIFDLQENRLAQLAQGQMNKPSSKSQWTNIKSLDIPNNTPVLVWLKDMDFTVLLTKQIFKDEDGHRTGVRFLVSNDFSLTDDQFTTTYKKGGA from the coding sequence ATGGAAACAATACTTGATTTATACACAGATTATCTGATCAGTAGCACGGGTCAAACGAGTGCTACGGGTTTTTCCCGGCTACTCGATGGAGAGTTAAGCCATGACCAACTTACTCGTTTTCTGAGCAAAAATAATTTTGACAGCAAGTTTTTATGGCAAAGTGTGAAACCTTTAGTTCGCGAGCATGAAAGTTCAGATGCTTGTTTAGTCTTTGACAATTGCATAATCGAAAAAGCTTATACAGACGAAAATGAACTGATATGCTGGCACTGGGATCACGCAAAAAAACGGAACGTCAAAGGTATTAATTTATTAAGCGCCTTTTATGTTAGTTCTACCTCAAGTGATAGGGAAGCTATACGCTTACCTGTTGGCTTTGAACTTGTGTTAAAGACGGTGCATTTTTGTAGTCTCAAAGATAAAAAAGAACGCCGTAAAAGCGCGATTACCAAAAATGAAATGATGCAAAACATGATCCAACAAAGTATCCATAACCAATTGAAATTTAAGTACATATTAGCTGATAGTTGGTTCTCTTCTACCCATAATATGCACTTTATTCAGTCAAAAAAGAAGTTTTTCATCTTTGATTTACAAGAAAATCGTTTAGCACAACTCGCCCAAGGACAAATGAATAAACCGTCGTCAAAAAGTCAATGGACAAATATTAAATCATTAGACATACCCAATAATACGCCCGTTTTAGTTTGGCTCAAAGATATGGATTTTACCGTACTTTTGACCAAACAAATCTTCAAAGACGAAGACGGCCATAGAACAGGCGTTAGATTTTTGGTGTCAAACGATTTTAGTTTGACCGATGACCAATTCACTACGACCTACAAAAAAGGTGGAGCGTAG